A region from the Chitinophaga sp. Cy-1792 genome encodes:
- a CDS encoding Crp/Fnr family transcriptional regulator has translation MSVSINVLQTLLQELNGVMAADLTPLFALTTTVKLEEGEAYIREGDTSRKLAFIEKGMLRAYTTKANGDEATLFLRWEGQFIASHDTIIHHQPARFIYRALEPATMVEIDYDKLEAVLRERPEFEPLRIFFLKRMLSEALENIESFVMFSPEERYQRLLDSRWDIVNRVPDKYIASMLGITPVSLSRIRKRLHDKGRKN, from the coding sequence ATGTCTGTTTCGATAAATGTGCTGCAAACGCTGTTGCAGGAGTTAAATGGAGTGATGGCTGCCGATCTGACGCCGCTATTTGCTTTAACCACTACCGTAAAGCTGGAAGAAGGAGAAGCGTATATTCGTGAGGGTGATACTTCCAGGAAGCTGGCGTTTATCGAAAAAGGGATGCTCCGCGCCTATACAACCAAAGCCAATGGCGACGAAGCCACTTTGTTTCTCCGCTGGGAAGGGCAGTTCATCGCTTCGCATGATACCATTATTCACCATCAACCGGCCAGATTTATTTACCGCGCCCTGGAACCCGCTACCATGGTGGAAATAGATTACGATAAACTGGAGGCCGTACTCCGTGAACGCCCGGAATTCGAGCCACTACGTATATTCTTCCTGAAAAGAATGCTTTCCGAAGCGCTGGAAAATATTGAATCTTTTGTGATGTTTTCCCCCGAAGAACGCTACCAGCGCCTCCTGGACAGCCGCTGGGATATCGTGAACCGCGTACCCGACAAATACATCGCTTCCATGCTGGGGATTACCCCTGTTTCCCTGAGCCGTATCAGGAAACGTTTGCACGACAAAGGCCGCAAAAATTAA
- the bioB gene encoding biotin synthase BioB codes for MTTTIRHDWTQAEIQDIYNLPLMELVYHAATVHREFHSADKIQVCTLLSIKTGGCPEDCSYCGQAARYHTDIKVQALLPTETVIEHAQKAKDNGSTRFCMAAAWREVRDNRDFDRVIDMVKGVNELGMEVCCTLGLLTEEQAVRLQEAGLYAYNHNLDTSSDYYSEIISTRNFDNRLHTINNVRKAGITVCSGGIIGLGETHEDRISMLHTLATMPKHPESVPVNALARVKGTPLENNPKVDNWDMVRMIATARIVMPGSVVRLSAGRIEMTEAEQAWCFMAGANSIFTGERQTLLVTPNPGVSEDMQMLQTLGLKPMENKKEVTHC; via the coding sequence ATGACCACTACAATCAGACACGACTGGACCCAGGCAGAAATCCAGGATATTTACAACCTGCCGCTGATGGAGCTGGTGTACCACGCCGCCACTGTTCACCGTGAATTCCATTCGGCAGACAAAATACAGGTATGCACATTACTGTCAATTAAAACGGGCGGTTGCCCGGAAGACTGCTCCTATTGCGGCCAGGCAGCACGCTACCATACAGATATCAAAGTACAGGCCCTGTTGCCTACCGAAACCGTTATTGAACACGCACAAAAGGCTAAAGACAACGGCTCCACCAGGTTCTGTATGGCAGCAGCATGGCGCGAAGTAAGGGATAACCGCGACTTCGACCGTGTGATCGACATGGTGAAAGGCGTGAATGAACTGGGCATGGAAGTATGCTGCACCCTGGGTCTCCTGACCGAAGAACAGGCTGTACGCCTGCAGGAAGCAGGATTGTATGCCTACAACCACAACCTCGACACATCCTCAGATTATTATAGCGAAATTATTTCCACCCGCAATTTTGATAACCGCCTGCATACGATCAATAATGTCAGGAAAGCCGGCATCACCGTATGTTCCGGTGGCATTATCGGCCTGGGCGAAACCCATGAAGACCGTATATCCATGCTGCATACGCTGGCTACCATGCCCAAACATCCGGAATCCGTACCGGTGAATGCACTGGCTCGCGTTAAAGGCACGCCGCTGGAAAACAACCCCAAAGTTGACAACTGGGACATGGTGCGTATGATCGCCACCGCGCGCATCGTTATGCCGGGATCAGTAGTACGCCTGAGCGCAGGACGGATTGAAATGACCGAAGCAGAACAGGCCTGGTGCTTCATGGCCGGCGCCAATTCCATCTTTACCGGCGAACGCCAGACCCTGCTGGTGACACCGAATCCGGGTGTTTCAGAAGATATGCAGATGCTGCAGACACTAGGTTTGAAGCCAATGGAGAACAAGAAGGAAGTTACTCATTGCTAA
- a CDS encoding dienelactone hydrolase family protein, with product MYKLIVMTALIFSGLAASAQNLKTVNYTEGSQKLSGLVTSNAGKKLPGVLILPAWMGIDEEAKHAALELEKQGYIAFVADIYGVGNTPADNAGAGKLSSQYKQDYKAYQRRIAAALEQLKKEGATKVAVIGYCFGGSGALEAARGELPVVGIVSIHGGLAKAADRKNGPISAKMLIENPADDGSVKPEDMANLITEMNEGKADWQIITYAHSKHTFTNPTSPDYNEVMAKRAWQHTLMFLKEIL from the coding sequence ATGTACAAGCTCATTGTTATGACGGCACTGATTTTTTCGGGACTGGCTGCATCTGCACAGAACCTGAAAACCGTTAACTATACGGAAGGCTCCCAGAAATTAAGTGGACTGGTTACCTCCAATGCAGGTAAGAAATTACCTGGCGTCCTCATTCTGCCTGCATGGATGGGCATCGATGAGGAGGCAAAACATGCGGCGCTGGAGCTGGAAAAGCAAGGCTATATTGCTTTTGTGGCCGATATCTACGGCGTAGGCAATACCCCGGCCGATAACGCAGGCGCGGGTAAATTATCTTCCCAGTACAAGCAGGACTATAAAGCATATCAGCGACGTATTGCAGCGGCTTTGGAGCAGCTGAAGAAAGAAGGCGCTACCAAAGTAGCCGTGATCGGTTATTGCTTTGGCGGTAGCGGCGCGCTGGAAGCGGCTCGCGGCGAACTGCCTGTGGTGGGTATCGTTTCTATTCATGGAGGCCTCGCTAAAGCCGCCGACCGCAAAAATGGCCCTATCTCCGCGAAAATGCTGATAGAAAACCCTGCTGATGATGGCAGCGTGAAGCCGGAAGATATGGCAAACCTCATCACCGAAATGAATGAAGGTAAAGCCGATTGGCAGATCATTACCTATGCGCATAGTAAGCATACTTTTACCAATCCAACCTCTCCTGACTACAATGAAGTAATGGCGAAGAGAGCATGGCAGCATACCTTAATGTTCCTGAAAGAAATTTTATAA
- a CDS encoding TolC family protein — MYQQYKKMLLLLMLAGIGFSSQAQTDTGFIHTDLALNQYLGKVGKQNLGYIATQYDVSIAEAGIESAKVFPDPELSLGYFDNQQATLQLGRGYNAALSTTFELGGKRPARIGLAKSQAELSKALLQDYFRNLRADAALAYYNALQQYYQYKVLTDSYRTMKQLADADSIRFKLGAIMEVDARQSKLEAGTLLNTLYQGEADWKTSLVQLNLFMGKEQRDTLALPVGDFENLNRDFPLMNMIDNAQNNRADVVAAKGSKTVAEKTLRLAKANRKIDLGVNAGLQFNGESTNEIAPTPAYRSVSAGIAIPLKFSNTYKGELKAAKYTLKQSEVQYQEVLLQISTEVTQAYMNYEAARKQVAQYRSGLMTEAEKVLEGKIYSYKRGETSLLEVLNAQRTYNDVQQNYYQAQYNYAAALINLERSAGIWDLQ; from the coding sequence ATGTACCAACAATATAAAAAGATGCTCCTGCTATTGATGCTGGCCGGTATAGGCTTCTCTTCACAGGCGCAGACAGATACCGGTTTTATTCACACAGACCTGGCGCTGAATCAGTACCTGGGCAAGGTGGGCAAACAGAACCTGGGATACATCGCTACGCAGTATGATGTCAGCATTGCGGAAGCAGGTATTGAAAGTGCCAAAGTATTCCCGGACCCGGAATTGTCACTCGGTTACTTTGATAACCAGCAGGCTACCCTGCAGCTGGGCCGCGGTTATAACGCGGCACTCAGCACCACGTTTGAACTGGGCGGTAAAAGACCTGCCAGGATAGGGCTGGCTAAAAGCCAGGCTGAACTAAGCAAAGCCCTGTTGCAGGACTATTTCCGCAACCTGCGTGCCGACGCTGCCCTGGCCTATTACAATGCCTTACAGCAATACTATCAGTATAAGGTGCTGACAGATTCCTACCGTACCATGAAACAGCTGGCAGATGCCGATTCAATCCGGTTCAAACTGGGCGCTATTATGGAAGTGGACGCGCGCCAGTCGAAGCTGGAAGCAGGAACCCTGCTCAATACCCTTTACCAGGGCGAGGCCGACTGGAAAACATCACTGGTGCAGCTGAATCTGTTCATGGGTAAGGAGCAGCGGGATACGCTGGCGTTGCCTGTCGGTGATTTTGAAAACCTGAACAGGGATTTTCCGCTGATGAACATGATCGATAATGCGCAGAATAACCGTGCCGATGTAGTGGCCGCCAAAGGCAGTAAAACAGTGGCGGAAAAGACGTTACGACTGGCAAAGGCTAACCGTAAAATAGACCTGGGCGTTAATGCAGGCTTGCAGTTTAACGGGGAGTCTACCAACGAAATAGCACCTACGCCGGCTTACAGGAGTGTAAGCGCAGGCATTGCCATCCCTTTAAAATTTTCCAATACCTATAAAGGGGAGCTGAAGGCAGCAAAATATACCCTGAAGCAGTCTGAAGTGCAATACCAGGAAGTATTACTACAGATAAGCACAGAAGTTACGCAGGCCTATATGAACTATGAAGCTGCCAGAAAACAGGTAGCCCAGTACAGGAGCGGTCTGATGACGGAAGCAGAGAAAGTATTGGAAGGAAAGATTTATAGTTACAAGCGTGGTGAAACCTCTTTGCTCGAAGTGTTGAATGCACAACGTACCTACAACGATGTTCAGCAGAATTATTATCAGGCGCAGTACAACTATGCCGCTGCACTGATCAACCTGGAACGTAGTGCAGGTATTTGGGATTTACAGTAG
- a CDS encoding 2OG-Fe(II) oxygenase, whose product MELHHYSPEIFTINNFLSADECQHLIDKSEGIGYEAATVNVGGGQQRLLTSVRNNERVMLKDDGYATELWQKLQSFAPEGKLNRHACGLNELFRYYRYTPGQRFKMHLDGPFIRNTQEASQYTFLIYLNDGYTGGETVFHTGEVVRPEAGSALVFYHSLRHEGAILRSGTKYVLRSDIMYKEI is encoded by the coding sequence ATGGAGCTACACCACTATTCCCCGGAGATCTTTACCATCAATAATTTTCTTTCTGCAGATGAATGTCAGCACCTGATAGACAAGAGTGAAGGCATAGGCTATGAAGCCGCTACCGTTAATGTGGGCGGCGGACAACAACGTCTCCTTACATCCGTACGCAATAATGAACGCGTCATGCTGAAAGATGATGGTTATGCCACCGAACTATGGCAGAAACTACAGTCCTTTGCGCCGGAAGGTAAATTAAACCGGCATGCCTGCGGCCTCAATGAACTATTCCGGTACTACAGGTATACGCCGGGCCAGCGCTTCAAAATGCACCTGGACGGCCCTTTCATCAGAAACACACAAGAAGCCAGTCAGTATACATTCCTCATCTACCTGAACGATGGCTATACCGGTGGTGAAACCGTTTTCCATACTGGCGAAGTAGTCAGGCCGGAAGCCGGAAGTGCTTTGGTATTTTACCATTCTTTGCGCCACGAAGGCGCCATACTCAGAAGTGGTACCAAGTATGTGCTGCGCAGCGATATTATGTACAAAGAAATATAG
- a CDS encoding phosphotransferase enzyme family protein, whose product MTSIFPTQYSTLSAVALNNYIQSRYGFQGTTCRILMRNVSDTYVISNETNKWVFKIYRDAHRKYEEISGEVELLEKLRAGGASVSYPVRDQDGVALQKFQAAEGIRYGVLFSWAKGEVSTNLSHGQLQTLGHEMARLHNISAGIDLAFPRKPFNLQTTIHEPLAVLKPAFAGLDAEYNYLYEKGIEIAAALEKITSGQTNTGYIQFDFLPKNFHFDTDDNVTFFDFDFAGKGWIANDLMSFLVCGFFDVMNNRSTIAEARESFAKFMTAYKEVRPINDEEIAALPLLGYGFWLFYLQFAYDNFDDWSNSFFTSRYLAARTGHIKSWLELAPQLI is encoded by the coding sequence ATGACCAGCATTTTCCCTACCCAGTACTCTACCCTGTCAGCGGTAGCACTCAACAATTATATTCAATCCAGGTATGGATTTCAGGGAACCACCTGCCGTATCCTGATGCGAAATGTCAGCGACACCTACGTTATTTCAAATGAAACGAATAAGTGGGTATTTAAGATTTACAGAGATGCTCACCGCAAGTACGAAGAGATCAGCGGTGAAGTAGAACTCCTGGAAAAGCTTCGTGCAGGCGGCGCCAGTGTATCCTACCCCGTTCGAGACCAGGACGGCGTGGCCCTGCAAAAATTCCAGGCGGCAGAAGGCATTCGATATGGTGTATTGTTTTCTTGGGCAAAAGGTGAAGTGTCTACTAACCTCAGCCACGGCCAATTGCAAACATTAGGACATGAGATGGCCAGGCTTCATAACATCAGCGCCGGTATTGACTTAGCGTTTCCACGGAAGCCATTCAACCTGCAAACTACTATCCATGAGCCGCTGGCAGTATTAAAACCAGCATTTGCCGGACTGGATGCGGAGTACAACTATTTATATGAAAAAGGCATAGAAATAGCTGCAGCACTGGAAAAAATAACATCCGGTCAAACTAATACCGGCTATATTCAATTTGACTTTCTGCCCAAAAACTTCCATTTCGATACAGATGACAATGTTACCTTCTTCGACTTTGACTTTGCAGGAAAAGGCTGGATAGCCAATGATCTCATGAGCTTTCTTGTGTGTGGCTTCTTCGATGTAATGAACAACAGGTCAACAATAGCGGAAGCCAGAGAATCATTCGCCAAATTTATGACGGCATATAAGGAAGTCAGGCCCATAAATGACGAGGAAATAGCTGCGTTACCTTTGCTGGGCTATGGTTTCTGGCTATTTTATCTGCAATTTGCCTATGACAACTTTGATGACTGGTCCAATAGCTTCTTCACCAGCAGGTACCTCGCAGCACGTACCGGGCATATCAAAAGCTGGCTGGAACTGGCGCCACAACTGATATAG
- a CDS encoding efflux RND transporter permease subunit translates to MKKLILTAIQKRWLLAALFILLGVFGYYSWKQLSVEAYPDIADVTSQVVTQVPGLAAEEVEQQITIPVERALNGMPGMHVMRSKSTFGLSIITIVFDDGIDDYWARQRITERMNDVDLPYGAKPGLDPLTSPIGEIYRYIIESKNHDLRQLTDLQTWTIIPRIRQVPGVADVTNFGGITTQYQVELDPRKLEQYNLSLGDVQTAINNNNANAGGSVLTRGDLGYVVRGIGLVKKLDGLGNVVVKSVNGVPVFLKDIGTLKYGNLERKGILGYTDRKVDYSEGVEGIVLLLKGQNPSVVLKGIHDAVEDLNKNLLPEGVTIRPYLDRTNLVDTTLDTVSHTLLEGMSLVIIVLIVFLGNWRGALIVAITIPLALLIAFILMHFTHIPANLLSLGAIDFGIIVDGAIVMMETILKKREDNPAEELQERSIGQYAAMVARPILFSTIIIITAYLPLFSFERVEKKLFTPMAFTVGYALIGALAVALLLIPGLAYAVYRKPRKLYHNKWLEKLTGFYDSRIRKIMQKPKQVFIPLIIVLTGAVILSATVGKDFLPPLDEGSIWVQVQLPPGVSLEKSKEMSDSLRAHTMKFGEVTYMMVQAGRNDDGTDPWTASHFECSIGIKPYKEWKHGRTKEDLINDLAKEYAAMPGYTVGFSQPMIDGVMDKIAGAHSELVVKIYGDDFSETRRIAEEVLGTLKTVKGSADLAIDQEPPLPQLQISADRDAMARYGVNVSDVSELIEVAIGGKAVSQVFEGNKVYDVICRYDEDSRNTPEKIANLMLTSSTGAKIPLSQVATVKTATGESTITREMNKRHLTVKLNLRGTDLTTFLNEAQQKIESSVKYDHDKYHIAWGGQFENQNRAYARLAVIVPLALAIMFLLLYGAFGRFRQAGLILSIVPLALFGGMLALNVRGMTLNVSSAVGFIALFGVAIQNGVILISHINDLRKQGYELLTAVTEGAKHRFRPVLMTATVAALGLLPASLATGIGSDVQRPLATVIVYGLFVATAITLFVLPALYYLLEKKWGNNDYSQVAADNSSH, encoded by the coding sequence ATGAAGAAATTAATACTTACTGCCATACAAAAGCGCTGGCTGTTAGCAGCGCTATTCATACTGCTGGGTGTTTTCGGCTATTATTCCTGGAAACAATTATCTGTAGAAGCCTACCCGGATATCGCCGATGTTACCTCACAGGTGGTTACACAGGTGCCCGGACTCGCTGCAGAAGAAGTAGAACAGCAAATCACCATTCCGGTAGAACGCGCACTCAATGGCATGCCCGGCATGCACGTAATGCGTAGCAAAAGCACGTTCGGACTGAGTATCATCACCATTGTATTTGATGATGGAATTGATGATTACTGGGCCAGGCAAAGGATCACAGAGCGTATGAATGATGTGGACCTTCCTTATGGCGCCAAGCCGGGACTGGATCCGCTGACATCGCCGATCGGTGAGATCTACCGCTATATTATTGAAAGCAAAAATCATGACCTCCGCCAGCTGACTGACTTACAGACCTGGACCATCATTCCCCGCATCAGGCAGGTGCCGGGTGTGGCCGATGTAACCAATTTTGGCGGTATCACCACACAATACCAGGTAGAGCTGGACCCGCGAAAGCTGGAACAATACAATCTTTCGCTGGGGGATGTGCAGACAGCCATCAACAATAACAATGCAAATGCCGGTGGTAGCGTGCTTACACGCGGCGACCTTGGCTATGTGGTACGTGGTATCGGTCTGGTAAAAAAACTCGATGGACTGGGAAATGTTGTCGTGAAATCAGTAAATGGTGTGCCGGTATTTTTAAAAGATATAGGTACGCTCAAATACGGCAACCTCGAACGTAAAGGTATACTCGGTTATACCGACCGTAAGGTAGATTATAGCGAAGGGGTAGAAGGTATTGTGTTATTACTGAAAGGCCAGAACCCTTCCGTGGTGCTGAAAGGCATCCATGATGCGGTAGAAGACCTTAACAAAAACCTGCTGCCGGAAGGGGTTACCATTCGTCCTTATCTCGACAGAACAAACCTGGTAGATACTACGCTGGATACGGTGTCGCATACACTGCTGGAAGGTATGAGCCTGGTGATTATTGTGCTCATCGTTTTCCTCGGAAACTGGCGTGGGGCCCTGATCGTGGCCATTACCATCCCGCTGGCACTGCTCATTGCATTCATTCTGATGCATTTTACGCATATCCCGGCTAACCTGTTATCCCTTGGTGCTATTGACTTTGGGATCATCGTGGATGGGGCTATCGTAATGATGGAAACGATATTGAAGAAGCGTGAAGATAATCCGGCAGAAGAATTACAGGAGCGGTCGATAGGACAATATGCAGCGATGGTAGCCCGGCCTATTCTCTTCTCCACCATTATCATCATCACCGCTTATCTGCCATTATTCTCTTTTGAGCGTGTAGAGAAAAAGTTGTTTACACCAATGGCCTTTACGGTAGGATATGCGCTGATAGGTGCACTGGCGGTGGCTTTGCTGCTCATTCCCGGACTCGCCTATGCTGTTTACCGCAAACCGCGTAAACTCTATCATAACAAATGGCTGGAGAAGCTGACCGGATTTTACGATAGCCGTATCCGTAAGATCATGCAAAAACCTAAGCAGGTATTTATTCCGCTGATCATCGTACTCACAGGTGCTGTCATTCTCTCCGCTACCGTTGGTAAGGACTTCCTGCCGCCGCTGGACGAAGGTTCTATCTGGGTACAGGTGCAGCTCCCGCCGGGTGTGTCGCTGGAAAAGTCGAAAGAGATGAGTGATAGTCTGCGTGCACATACCATGAAATTTGGAGAAGTAACCTATATGATGGTACAGGCGGGCCGCAACGACGATGGTACCGATCCGTGGACAGCCTCCCACTTCGAATGCAGTATTGGCATCAAGCCTTATAAAGAGTGGAAGCATGGCCGTACCAAAGAAGACCTGATCAACGATCTCGCGAAGGAATATGCTGCTATGCCGGGATATACGGTAGGTTTCAGTCAGCCTATGATCGATGGGGTGATGGATAAAATCGCAGGGGCGCATAGTGAGCTGGTAGTAAAGATTTATGGAGATGATTTCAGCGAAACCCGTCGTATAGCCGAAGAAGTACTTGGCACGCTCAAAACAGTGAAAGGCTCTGCTGACCTGGCCATTGACCAGGAACCGCCATTGCCGCAATTACAGATTTCGGCAGACAGAGACGCTATGGCACGGTATGGCGTAAACGTTAGCGATGTGAGCGAGCTGATAGAAGTGGCCATCGGCGGAAAGGCCGTATCACAGGTGTTTGAAGGAAATAAGGTATATGACGTGATATGCAGGTATGATGAAGACAGCAGAAATACACCGGAGAAGATAGCCAACCTGATGCTGACATCTTCCACCGGCGCGAAGATACCATTATCGCAGGTGGCGACCGTAAAAACCGCTACCGGTGAAAGTACCATCACCCGCGAAATGAACAAGCGTCACCTGACAGTGAAGCTGAACCTGCGCGGAACAGACCTCACTACCTTCCTGAATGAAGCACAGCAAAAGATAGAATCTTCTGTAAAATACGATCACGACAAATACCATATCGCCTGGGGCGGCCAATTCGAGAACCAGAACCGCGCCTATGCAAGGCTGGCCGTGATCGTGCCGCTGGCACTGGCCATCATGTTCCTGCTGTTATACGGCGCCTTTGGCAGGTTCAGACAGGCAGGCCTGATACTGAGCATTGTGCCGCTGGCCTTATTCGGTGGTATGCTGGCACTCAACGTACGTGGTATGACGCTGAACGTTTCATCTGCAGTAGGTTTTATCGCATTATTTGGTGTGGCCATACAAAATGGGGTCATCCTGATATCACATATCAACGACTTACGAAAGCAGGGGTATGAACTGCTCACGGCGGTGACAGAAGGAGCGAAGCATCGTTTCCGTCCGGTGCTGATGACCGCCACCGTGGCTGCGTTGGGGTTACTGCCGGCATCGCTGGCCACTGGTATAGGTTCTGACGTACAAAGGCCACTGGCAACAGTAATTGTATACGGTCTCTTTGTAGCCACCGCTATTACACTGTTCGTATTGCCTGCATTGTATTACCTGCTGGAAAAGAAATGGGGAAACAATGATTACAGCCAGGTGGCAGCAGATAATTCTTCCCACTAA
- a CDS encoding PLP-dependent aminotransferase family protein: MSSPAAVPYKSFVQIDRSSATPVYLQIANQLINAIQRGYLPTGAKLPGTRSFSELLSVHRNTIVAVFEELDAQGWVETRPNTGTFVLAKSAARPHKIRTAAPLQLDAYPKTTGFAFRKSSLLDNPFEHSSCEYVFNDGTPDIRLTQVDHLSSLYSANLKRKSNHKKLGYYNHDGSEFFKRHLSNYLNLTRGLHISNDNILITRSTEMSVYITSEILLSAGDIVLVGSLSYFSVNMIFQKSGARIMPVPIDEDGIDVTAVRKICEQHTIRMLYITPHHHYPTTVTLSAARRLELLSLAAEFGFVILEDDYDYDFHYDKSPVLPLASADKNGMVIYIGAFGKSLAPGFRTGFIVAPEDLMTEMRKHLGIIDRQGDVLMEQVLGEMIEEGEIHRYLKKSLKVYQERRDHFTELLSDQLDEYIAFKKPAGGLAVWTRWKQPVNLMQLSKECAKNNLFIPKTLLYQHRDLSAMRLGFGHLTPKEAAAAVAILKAGVQQQLH, translated from the coding sequence ATGAGTAGTCCGGCAGCGGTTCCATATAAGAGCTTTGTACAGATAGACCGGTCGTCGGCGACGCCGGTATACCTCCAGATCGCGAATCAGCTGATCAATGCGATCCAGCGGGGCTACCTGCCTACAGGCGCCAAACTACCCGGTACCCGCAGCTTCAGCGAGTTATTGAGCGTTCACCGCAACACGATCGTAGCAGTTTTCGAAGAGCTGGACGCCCAGGGATGGGTGGAAACAAGACCCAATACCGGTACCTTTGTACTGGCAAAATCTGCTGCCAGACCGCATAAAATCAGGACAGCAGCACCTTTACAGCTGGATGCCTACCCTAAAACCACCGGCTTCGCCTTCCGCAAATCCAGCCTGCTGGACAACCCTTTCGAACACTCTTCCTGCGAATACGTTTTCAACGACGGTACCCCGGATATCCGCCTGACACAGGTAGACCACCTGTCGAGCCTCTATAGCGCCAACCTGAAAAGGAAAAGCAACCATAAAAAGCTGGGCTACTATAACCACGACGGCAGCGAGTTTTTTAAAAGACATCTCTCCAACTACCTCAATCTTACCCGCGGACTACATATCTCCAATGATAATATCCTCATCACCAGAAGCACGGAAATGAGCGTATATATTACCTCGGAGATTTTATTATCTGCTGGAGATATAGTGCTGGTGGGCTCTTTGAGTTATTTCTCCGTAAACATGATTTTCCAGAAATCAGGGGCGCGCATCATGCCGGTACCTATTGATGAGGATGGAATTGATGTGACGGCAGTGCGCAAAATCTGCGAGCAGCATACCATTCGTATGCTCTATATCACACCACACCACCATTATCCTACAACGGTAACGCTCAGTGCTGCCCGACGCCTGGAGTTATTGAGCCTGGCCGCAGAATTCGGCTTTGTTATCCTGGAAGATGATTACGATTATGATTTCCACTATGATAAAAGTCCGGTGCTGCCGCTGGCCAGCGCCGACAAAAACGGTATGGTGATCTATATAGGTGCGTTCGGGAAGTCGCTGGCACCAGGTTTTCGTACAGGCTTTATCGTGGCCCCGGAAGACCTGATGACAGAGATGCGCAAGCACCTGGGAATAATAGACCGTCAGGGAGATGTGCTGATGGAGCAGGTGTTGGGAGAAATGATCGAAGAAGGGGAGATACACCGCTACCTGAAAAAATCACTGAAAGTATACCAGGAGCGCCGCGACCATTTCACGGAGCTGTTGAGTGACCAGCTGGATGAGTATATCGCATTTAAAAAGCCTGCCGGCGGCCTCGCCGTATGGACCCGCTGGAAACAGCCGGTCAATCTGATGCAACTCAGTAAAGAATGTGCAAAAAATAATCTCTTCATACCTAAAACCCTGTTGTATCAGCATCGCGATTTATCCGCTATGAGACTGGGTTTCGGGCATCTTACACCTAAGGAGGCCGCCGCCGCTGTGGCTATCCTGAAAGCCGGTGTGCAGCAGCAATTACATTAA
- a CDS encoding sterol desaturase family protein, with the protein MDPILAAIVRIFTVSTIRYFLLAGIPFIIFYLLLPRKFSSKKIQLKAAGKKDFIREVWHSLQSTLVFTVISVVIMFTPVKGYTQLYTNINDYPIWYIFVSLALSLVVHDTYFYWMHRTLHHKSLFNLTHLVHHRSTNPSPWTSYSFHLLEAIAEGGVLLVITMIMPMHPLTVLLFTVVGFMINVYGHLGYEIMPRKFRHSVLFEVFNSSVHHNLHHSKFKGNYGLYFRVWDRLMGTEHPDYVKEYDKIQARRFPEEAVAGGVTN; encoded by the coding sequence ATGGACCCAATCTTAGCAGCCATCGTCAGGATTTTTACCGTATCCACAATTCGTTATTTCCTGCTGGCAGGAATACCGTTTATTATTTTTTACCTGCTGCTGCCCAGGAAGTTTTCTTCGAAGAAGATACAGCTGAAAGCCGCCGGCAAAAAGGATTTCATCCGTGAAGTATGGCATTCTCTACAGAGTACATTAGTGTTTACCGTGATATCCGTGGTGATCATGTTTACTCCCGTAAAAGGCTATACGCAATTGTATACTAACATCAACGACTATCCGATCTGGTATATTTTTGTTAGTCTGGCCCTTAGCCTGGTGGTACACGATACCTATTTCTACTGGATGCACCGCACTTTGCACCATAAATCACTGTTTAATCTTACCCACCTGGTGCATCATCGCAGCACCAATCCATCGCCCTGGACATCCTACAGCTTTCACTTGCTGGAAGCCATTGCGGAAGGTGGCGTACTGCTGGTTATCACCATGATCATGCCAATGCACCCGCTGACAGTGCTGCTGTTTACGGTAGTGGGATTCATGATAAATGTGTATGGACACCTGGGGTATGAGATTATGCCGCGCAAATTCAGGCACAGCGTGTTGTTTGAAGTCTTTAATTCTTCCGTGCACCATAACCTGCACCATAGCAAATTCAAAGGCAATTATGGCTTGTATTTCCGTGTGTGGGACCGCCTGATGGGAACAGAGCATCCCGATTATGTAAAGGAATATGATAAAATCCAGGCACGCCGGTTCCCGGAAGAAGCCGTGGCCGGAGGCGTTACAAACTAA